Genomic DNA from Choristoneura fumiferana chromosome 16, NRCan_CFum_1, whole genome shotgun sequence:
ctaaGCGGGCCCGGGTCTTTACTACACTAGGTCAgttaaaaatgctaaaaatgtGTTGCATGAATAACATAAATCAAAACGACCATGTAATTTTCAAAATCCCCGTGGAAATTTTGTACCTAATCTAATATCACGGAATTTCAATGCACCTGTCAGATCCAATACTTCACCCCAGTGCAGTAAAGCCATAATGAAACTGTGCTAAAATAAAGATTGAAGAAAATTACTAAATCTACGAGACACGCAGAAAAAGTACTAGGGAAACAGCCTGTGGTAAGAGCAGGACGTAACACTTAAGTTAgttcttttaaatttaattcctaACGAAATTTTCATAAGCAGggcaaaatgtaaacaaatcgATTCTTAATAATACACATATACCTAGTGcataatgtatttccatcgggaaaagtcagATCTCAAACAGAATACGGCCAAGCGCGCACTACGATTTTTATCGTACGATAATTTTGTCGCAAAAATGCAACGTATGTGTTTATATGTAATCGCAAATCGCAGCGATTTTCTGCGATACACCTATTACAGCGCGATTCTAAAATCATgtcgtaaaaattaaaatcatagaGCGTGCTTGGCCTACGACGGCATTTTCACATCTATtcatatggaactttattatttagcgtCAAATATCATAACGGCTGTACGATGGGTAGTAAAGTTAAGGGTAAAAAAGCAcgataaaaacatttttccccgataaaatacgatggaataCTATTATTTATGCACTACATCTATAGTAAACTCAAACAaagcacaaaaacacaaaaattaacTTTAGTTACAAGCACAAGCGAAGTAGTGAAAATATTGTTTCCTTTCCTGTATCGGCTTTATACCACGGTGAAACTAGAAAATAGCTGAGCTTAGAAAAGCAACTAAAATAACTTAGTCCTGTGCCTAAGTTTCCCAATTTTCAACGCACGTGAACCTTTAATCTACTAGATGGAACAAGTTTTACTTCCTCATAGGCGACTATTGTTCAAATTTACAACAGTCAAAACGGAACAACaactttatttatgttaattaaaCTTATCTATCTGAATCTAAATCTGAGATCATGATATGAATTTGGActggataaaattaaataagaaaaatcggACAAGATACAATTGAGAAATAAAACAATGGTATAGAATATAAAACGGTGAAGACTCTTTTTAAAGACTTCGCACTTCGAGAACTAAGTCGAAGTTTTTCTTTTTGGAATGTTTAATTGCTCGTTAAACAATTTgaggttaattttaaatatcattaAGACAATTGCATCACTTGATTCAAAattattaatcataattatctaAAGAAATAAACACGAAAGCGATATTACAACGAAATTTGTAATTGAGATAGTTTGAGCcctgggatagtttttatcccggtaaattgcacagttcccacgggatagcgataaacgaattcttcgtgGACAGagtcatgaaatggcgccatttcatgatttgcctaggaatttcgtgatccgGCCGGCGGGTTTTACGATcggataatattataaacgcgaagtttttttttatataaaaaataggcttacgtttggcctcaatctctaTTGATgtaaggcgaagatgaggccttaGATAGTACACAtttgcctagaaggtgtctgttttgtgagtaggtatgtgcgtgtgtgcgtgtgtgtgtgtgtgtgtgtgtgtgtgtgtgtgtttgttactccttgacgacaaaacggttggacggatttggacgtaatttgtttgtttgtttgtttatactctttattgtacaaaaaggaaaaacaaaaaggacaAATTTGAAGTGTAgatagccggacgtctggaataacacataaattACTTTTAACTCGAAATTTCCACAGGATTGGGATAAACTCTCGAATGCAATTTGGGGGAATtcttattaaatttagtataattccggaatttcaattcttttgctggatctaatgatttacgcgtgcgaagttgaaggtaaatgtatgtatttatatacttatgtaaaagAAATCTCAAAGTGGTCTTACTAAACAGTGTACGGTATTAAGCCACAAAACGACGCCAAGCCCGTGTGAAGAGCGTAATAAAACAAGTGGCAAACCCTCCGCGGAGACTTGTACAAGCGTGATCAGGAAAGGGCGGGTATCTGCAACTTAGTATTCTGTCTCATTTACCATCAAAGGCAACTTCCCGCACTAAAATGGTAGTCAAAATCACTCGAGTGTTCTCTCATCAACGGACGGCATATAAACTTGGGCATAATCTATCACAGGAACTCGTGAAAAAGGTGCTTTTATGTGCCATGTCGTCAATCTTGGACGACGTTTAATTCCACGGAAAGATACGCTCGCGGTCTTGACACTAAATTTGAGGCAAAAAGATATTATGAAAGTACCTTTGGCGCTCGTAAGGAAGGTGATTTAAGTTCTTGCGTAAGTGTAATAAAGTTATTTCTACGAACTTATCAAAAGTCGCGGTGGCCTAAATGATTCTAGCTTAAAAACTAGCCACTTCTCACTCTGAGCATTTTATCACTTGTGTGCAACTTTTATATAACATCTGCGTTCGCTCCTGGTTGCGCTGTGGTTTAATCTGGGCCTTGATAATCAATACTTTTCTGCTTCATAAAAATTTATtgtatctcatcatcatcaccatcagacCTATGTCCAACGTGGACGTCCCattagacttccagttgcttcggttggaagcggcctgcatccaccgtgaacccgcagttttaaccagctcatccgtctatctcgttaaTGGACGTCCTAAGCTGCGCTTGCTGAGCCGCGGTCCCCATtgaagaacttttcggccccaaggGCCAActgctctccgtgctatatgacctgaccattgccacttcaacgagctaatttgcttggctatatcggtaacccctcgttcttctacggtGCATTTGAGATtgtatcttatttattaaaattatttgatagaaattattcaaattttccTTTAAAATCAGACCTCTGAATGGCAGATAATTTCTCCCTAGCTTTTACAAACATATTACAgtaaaataacatcgaatacgGTCAAAGTAACAAGATGTTAAGATGATTGTGGCCCCCAGGTGCGGGTCATTAGAAACGCCATCAACCGACCGGTATAAGCGTTTTTCCTAGCAACGCCTATTACGTTTTTGTGCTCATTTTCCCTTTAGAAGTATTTGAAGCCAACGTATAAATAAAAGAGATAAATATTACTAGGACTTAAGTACATAAGCCTATCCTCCGGGGACGGAAACGCGGGCAATTTTTGGGTCTATGGAACCCATCTATCAACTATCAGCATATCTTGTAAACTTGAATTGATATTAATTTCTAAACGTGAATTTTTAAGCGTATACTAACGTAATATTCGTTTATTTTCGTTATATTGACTATCTTTTTGAAGCAGACAGCTTTTCCAAACACGTTTTCTATTCGCTACTgcacttttgtattttaaattaaataggtaggtacccatTTCTTAAATCAGGCGGGGCTTACGGCGGGTTAACGATTTTGTAGGTTcgcctcctgaggcttcgatgGTCAAATAAAAGGGAATTTAGAGGCACacggtataataaaataatatcaaaagggaaagtatttacaatgaAATATGAGACTAGGAAAATGGAAGGTTATGAGTTTCACGTTATAGATAGAGCTCTGTAcaggaccgcgtcgccggaaggattgtcgctccgcttctcgactggccttctgggcaattcaaataattttgaatacacCGCGCAGTGCGCAGATGTTTCGACACTGTGGAACCGACTGCGGTTAAGAGGGGTAATGGTTTATCTGGACGCTACAATTTAACTGAGAAAGTGTTAATCATTCACAGCGTATCGAGTCATACATACATGCATGGCTCAAAAGTATCTACGGATCAGACGTAAAAGTAGCTTTACATTGCAGGGCAGCGACGCTAACGAGTTATTAAGGCATCGATTGAATGCCGcaatgtaggttaggtacctaatgcAATCCGCAGCAAACATTATTATAACTGCGttgaaattacattaaatacctaattgGAAAAAAGTACtgatatctaaatatataaaaaattgcgACAGCATTTTGAAAgtaactgtttaaaaaaattaaggttcCATTGATAAGAGATAGcaggaaaattattaaaataaaataatatggtgTCAATTGAAATATATCTTTAGagtggcagcgccatatttaaaatttactgtcaagtggcgcggccattttgaaaaaaatctttcttgagTGCAatgacacctacgaattaatttcgcgaattttatgaaaaatatcaccaaaaaaaaccactttaaaaaaatggcatatctaattaaataacaatgaatgaccttcaatttctgtgaactttattattcattatcaaatatctgataatcaagtttttctcagtcatgtattaaataactataattacaaaataaaacaattacctgtagaaaacactgatttatttcgtaaaatattaatttatttacgaaacaaatcTCTTTTATAatctttcaatatcaaataatagtataatacgaggtttccaaaaatatcagcgcacggcagcggccacacagtgaaacttgagtaaacgataagaacgaaatttcttccgtagtgttgtcgcggccgttaataaatgccatccttgtctatttatgaacgcattctgcaagaataagcaagcgagatatagatctaccagtttatatttattagtgaaatatgacacccgccaacgaccgggagccgTTCGCTTGCCACTTAAGGGTTTTTGACAGGctgccgggagccggtcgcgtgccaaacaagggtgtgccgggacccggacgcttgctACTCCAAGGGTTATTTTTTAATCTcttaacctacctacctacttaactaaTTCTAACAaatttctgaaaataaaaattagtaatttatgtatgtatgtaaactctttattatacaaaataagtaacaaacacaatgaTCGATAAcagcatttaaattttaatgttaatcGATATTTTTACGCGACTGTTgtcaatttgaatttgaatttgatgtaATATTGTTATTCATATCGATAGTTTTATTTACTTGCAACCTTAACTATCAACAGCCAACAACACCTCCTTTTAGATGTCTTTGAAGAACGATGATGCAGGAAGCAGTTTTGCCGCCGttctaatattatgaatgacaGATTTGTACGATTCTCTCACTAATTCACAAAACGCCTTGGCTCTTAATTCTTCAATCTTTTGTTTAGATAGCGTATTGAAGTCATCATCTGAAAAAGGTAAAATATTCTTGATACTTTTCGACTGATATTCAAAATTCGTATTgactttttaatacaagtttagcacttttgataaaatgtaaaaaaagcgattctgatatttttaaatgattaataaataaatgggccaatcaactttttagtgttgttattctgtccagTGAcacaggagacatcagtgatacactttgttagaaaaatgtttgcaatttatactattagcatggcaatttataattttaggaGATGAGCCCTGATGGAATTGCCTTCAAACTGTCGCAActtctaacttttagtggatttgcacctcataaaatacttttaataggTGACTCAGGAGACGCTACTATGGCAACAagttacactaaaaagttgacccaaataaataaatatcacgtgaCACCAAATTGACCTTGTCCCAATATAAGTAGTCCCAATGTAAGCagagcttgtgttatgggtactaggcaacggataaacatatattttaatagATAGAGACCttaagtaaatacatattaagcacccaaggcccgagaacaaacattgggCTATGCGGTcgtcaaattaataatttctAATGTTAAAAACATACCTTGAAGCAATGCTTGGGCTAACTCGGGGTTTGTTTGGGTTACTGGAATCGTTACAACCTGACACGTGATAGTTTCTGGGCCAACCTCGAAGTGTCTGACACCTTTATCGTTTGTATTCAGCTCGTAGTTGTATGTTGCTGTCCCCAATACGCCTGAAACATTAATTTGTTTCGTTAATGTATTGAtcacaaacaaaagaaaatatttagcCCCTCCTAAGCCTGCGTGTCCACTAGAGATCTCAATCTGgtcgtcttcaaatctagggtgaatgggcatGTTCTTTTTAGGCAAGCGTATTCATCTTAGTCCATACATAATTATCTTCGcctaccatcaggcgtgattgtgttCAAAGcaagcctatttttgtgtaaaaaccggccaagagcatgtcgtacacgcccaaaatagggttccgtagccattacgaaaaaaatgagtaatatttttctaagaatttcgtattttatacggtttcttccaagtttaggcataccttaggctgctatttactcttaaactactaataatgctcaagcaaacttagccgttatagtcttccttgaaagtttgataaactaaCTACTATTCTGAATTAGGTATttctgggaatcgagcccaggtccttagcattccgtgccgcgtgccatacccctacaccaccactggacaggagtacagacgaatttcttctatgcacactgcacacatatctcaggttgcttttttctactaggTACgatacttaagcagcagcactagcggcATCTATATTTTgttctcatcgagagacgtaacaccCTTTTGGAACTAACGGCTCACCCAGACAAAAATGTTTAAGAATCAAATTGTAAATTATTGAAATGGTTTTATATTcgtaccgtaaaagtaacaaatttggagttgaaataaagaatacaaaaagactccaaatcaCAATTACAAAAACTTCGCTCcactgagctgtttccaccagagcgacGCTGATCGTGAATTATCAGCAGAGCTCGAGGATAGGCTCTATTGATTCTtgacaaacacatttctcgcaacgcaTCTTAGCACATccctggtggaaacgcagcctaagaaTTCAATAAGCTTAAGACAGTGAGGAGCATCAATGACCTTGAGTTGTGCCACTCTTCACACATACTGTCGGTTGCCTCTAATTGAAAGAGATATAACGATGCCATGGCAGTGCCGTTTATTTTGGCTTGACACGATcttattacggtcatggtataaTATGGTGTAGTGGGCAGAGAccttaatgatttacgcgtgcaaggCCGCGGGTAAATactagttattaataaattattaaggtTTTCGTGGTCTAGTAAAGGAACGTTGTGGGAAGCGAACGAAAACGTTATATATAACAACAATCGTTACTACTAGGTACTTACTTCCTTTCCCTGTTACCGATCCTGTAAAACTCTTTGCTTTCTTTGGAAATTCAACAGTGACGTCAGCAACGATGTCCAGATCGGCTTTTGTGGTAAGAACTACTGATTTTGCAGTAGTAtccattctaaaaatattgatttaatgaTCCAGTTAATCCTATCTAACAATACAGTACTTCAAATCTTAGCAAAATGATAAATAGACAATACTTTCAACTTACTAACTTACTTAAAATCTGAAATGGTCTGATGTTTTAATCCTTTGACGATTACGTTcttgtatttataaattattccgACGCTATCATCAAATTCAACATTTCTTGAAGGTATGTTCACTGGATCTATAGGTACAAAGCCATATCGAGCGTCTCCTTGATATGTTCTTCCTAAAAATGTCGTTGTTGATTTGCTGAGACATTCAATGTCAGCCCTGTTGCATGACACCAGGAGTCCGTCTAAAAACAGCCAACGCCAtcaaatagattaaaaaaattgttaaattgaaaggtagaaagaaagaaaatacacactgacaaaaaaagatttgctaacagttacaaaaaaaaaagttgcttgtaacataacttgagtgactacaaaacaaaggcctactagtagctaaatgTTATGTGTAATCTTACAAaaccagttttgcaatattcgcataattttggttcctaattagtaaattttggctaaacgtcaagtaacCTAACTAGTTGAGCTACTTATCCTTTTTTCTCAGTTGTTGTATATTTGCAATAATGTCGTTGCGTCAAGTGTTGATAAATTTGATGTTggtagtgtgaataaatttattcacaacaacactagacacaaaaatattattgcaaATAGACAAATACTACACGAAGGATATAGTGTGTGATTGTGGCTGCAAAATGGATACTGGCTTAGCATAATCCTGGAACGGTACAAACACCCCTTTTTTCGATTTTCAGCCCATAGCAGTTTGAGTGTCAGCATGGTCGGTAATACTCGAACCGCTATAGGTACATTTATATTACACACTAACTACATAGGTAAATAAGACTGTAGTAGAAGGAGAGATAATTTGTAGACTATGAACATAATTAAATGTACCAAGTACCAACACGACTATCTATGACTTTTTTATCAAAGTTTGACTTGTAA
This window encodes:
- the LOC141436108 gene encoding juvenile hormone-binding protein-like, with translation MMMWTVFWLFMVFTGSALAEEDGLLVSCNRADIECLSKSTTTFLGRTYQGDARYGFVPIDPVNIPSRNVEFDDSVGIIYKYKNVIVKGLKHQTISDFKMDTTAKSVVLTTKADLDIVADVTVEFPKKAKSFTGSVTGKGSVLGTATYNYELNTNDKGVRHFEVGPETITCQVVTIPVTQTNPELAQALLQDDDFNTLSKQKIEELRAKAFCELVRESYKSVIHNIRTAAKLLPASSFFKDI